Part of the Bacteroidales bacterium genome is shown below.
TAATCAATCCTTGACTGCAGGTCTCCCTCCTGGTAATTTCTGTAATCTCCCTTTGAATAATTTCTTCTTCCTGCTGCATCTTCCTCTGTAATGGTATCTTTCGGGAGCCGGCCAAGCTCGTTTCGGGGTGGGATACTTCCATCTTCGTTTCTCTCATATTCAGTAAATACATTGCCCCTGAATGGTCTGAAATCATTTGTAAGTTTGTGAGTGGAAGGTCGGTAAACATCTTGTACCCATTCGTTCACGTTTCCTGCCATGCAATAAAGGCCATAGTCATTAGGCCAGAAGGAGTTTACGGGGGCCGTAATACTGGCGTTGTCATTCAGGTCCCCAGCAACGCCCATCATATCACCTTTACCACGTTTAAAGTTTGCCATCATCTTACCCCTGTTCTTTTTCTCGGGATTTCTTACGTTGTGGCCATCCCAGGGGTACATCCTTCTCTCGTATACGTTTTCTTCATAAGTGTTGCCGACGTATCCCAGAGCTGCATATTCCCATTCGGCTTCTGTTGGGAGCCTGTATTGGGGAAGGAGTATGCCGTCCGACATTCTAACCCTTCTTGTTTCTTGATCGGGATCTAGTGAGGGTAAATTTTCATTGACGACCCCTTCATATTGACCTGCCAGATAGGCTTCGGTATTAAAGTTTTCCTGGCCGATCTGCTCATTATCCATTTCCAGAATACCTTCTTCCACAAGCCTCCGCTCATTAACACGGTCGGTTCTCCAGATGGCATAGTCAGTGGCTTGTACCCAGCTTACACCAACAACCGGATAATTGTTATAGGCGGGATGTCGGAAGTAATACTCCACATACGGCTCATTGTAAGCCATTTCATCTCTCCATACCAGCGTGTCGGGTAAGGCATTTTGATAAACTTCCGGATTGTCAACGAAAACCCTTTGGATCCAATTGAGATATTCTCTGTAATCTACATTTCTGATCTCGGTCTGGTCCATGTAAAATGAAGATACTGTAACCCTTCTGGGCTCCTTATCCCATTTGTACATCAGATCTTCCCGGGTCCTGCCCATGGTGAAGGTACCACCTTCTATATATACAAGACCGGGCCCGGGTTGCTGTTCGTATTCAGTTACCACTTCGAACCCGCCGTTTTCAGGATCGTTGTAATTCCACCCGGTAGTGGGCGATACATTTCCAAGCCCATCACTTTGGGAACCACAACCAGTGATAAAAAGTATGCCTAACATACTTAGAAGGAATAGAAATTGAATCTTAAGAGTTAATTTCATAATTCAGGCAATTTTTATTTTTACTTCAATATATAATTTTCAATGACTTATATCCGTATCCTTTAAATCAATTGTAACAATGCAATAATTAAAACAGTATTGTTTGAAAATTATTGCTTGTTTATCCCCTTTATACTAAAATTTAGCGATAAGGTTACTTCATGCGCCCCAGAAAATACTGAAACTTTTTTATAATTCAGAAAACCAGTATCATAACTATAGCTAATATTAAGATTTTCATAATTTACCCCGATTTGAAATGTGGGGGTGATAAAGCGGAATCCTGAGTTGTGCCTGATGAATCC
Proteins encoded:
- a CDS encoding SUMF1/EgtB/PvdO family nonheme iron enzyme, producing MKLTLKIQFLFLLSMLGILFITGCGSQSDGLGNVSPTTGWNYNDPENGGFEVVTEYEQQPGPGLVYIEGGTFTMGRTREDLMYKWDKEPRRVTVSSFYMDQTEIRNVDYREYLNWIQRVFVDNPEVYQNALPDTLVWRDEMAYNEPYVEYYFRHPAYNNYPVVGVSWVQATDYAIWRTDRVNERRLVEEGILEMDNEQIGQENFNTEAYLAGQYEGVVNENLPSLDPDQETRRVRMSDGILLPQYRLPTEAEWEYAALGYVGNTYEENVYERRMYPWDGHNVRNPEKKNRGKMMANFKRGKGDMMGVAGDLNDNASITAPVNSFWPNDYGLYCMAGNVNEWVQDVYRPSTHKLTNDFRPFRGNVFTEYERNEDGSIPPRNELGRLPKDTITEEDAAGRRNYSKGDYRNYQEGDLQSRIDYDNEETGEENSTQQMYTDETSLISDESRVYKGGSWKDRAYWLNPAERRFLDQNQAANDLGFRCAMTHVGSPGGVNE